The genomic DNA ACCCAAACCGCTATATGGAAGTAAATGTGAAGCAAACATAGCCATTTGAGGGTTGCGAGGTACGGCATTGCCGTATTTTATGTCTTCTACGGTTAAGCCGTTCGGAAGTTTTCCGGGGCTTATTATTTCTACTCTGTCGTCAAATATAAACAGACGGATTGGCGCGTTTTTAAAGTAATCTCTGTGAATAAGAGCATTTTGTAATACCTCTATCAATGCTTCTTCCGAAATCTCGAGAACGCCTATTGAATTAAAGGTTTGTCCTTTTTGGACGTGGTGCAAATTACTTCTTAAAAAGTCCATTCCCTGTTTAAATAAAGCGGGAATAGTTCCCTTAAAGTCGCTCGGTTTATTTCTATACATAGTTCCCGCCAAATCATTGCCGAAAAACGATACCGCTTTTATTGTAAAGGCAGGTCTTATGTTCTGAGGTTCTTTTCCAAAAAAGAGCAGACCGGCTAAAGTAAGTTCCCCTTTATGTAAAATTCTTTTTGCTTTTAACGCCTGTTCATAACTCAAATCCTTTTCCTGAAAACTTACCTTGAATTCCTTTTTGAAGTAATCGGAAAAAGCCGTTGCGTCAATATCGTTTATGTCGGCTCCGTAAACAGGCATTTCGTCCGCAAATAAATTTGCGCTTTGTTGAAAAAGTCGTATAATTTCGGAATTTTCCATCAATAGCCGCTTGTTAGACCCTTGTTTTACATATATTTGCCCCTGCGAAGTTTTGTAGGGCTTGTTAATTCCTTCCGGCACATGGACTATTAAAATACGTTTTTCGACGTCTTCATCCGCTATTCTTACGACTTCTGTAGAAACATAAACCGTTGGCTTTATACTGTCCGCAAATTCCGCAATTTTGCGATCGGCATACTCTATTTGCTCCGGCGATAATCCGACTACGCCGTTGACTTTATCTTTTATGCCCAAAAGTATCATACCGCCTATGGAATTAGACATTGCGACAATCTCTCTGCACATGCTTTCTTCTGACGGCAATGCCTCTTTAAACTGCACTTTGCTGACTTCGCCGTCTTTAATTATTTCCAATAATTCCGCCGCTTCCATATCTCCTTTTCCTCCTCACACCGCCCGAAACTTTACCTGCGCCTCAACCGTTTTTTTTAATATTGTGCAATGTATTTTGTGCAAAAAATTTTTTGCCCCTACATTCCATCTTCACTCGGCTACCACCACCGCTTCGGCAAACGCTTTTTCTTTCAGTTCTTTCTCAATAAAGCCCTT from Chitinivibrionia bacterium includes the following:
- a CDS encoding putative DNA binding domain-containing protein, encoding MEAAELLEIIKDGEVSKVQFKEALPSEESMCREIVAMSNSIGGMILLGIKDKVNGVVGLSPEQIEYADRKIAEFADSIKPTVYVSTEVVRIADEDVEKRILIVHVPEGINKPYKTSQGQIYVKQGSNKRLLMENSEIIRLFQQSANLFADEMPVYGADINDIDATAFSDYFKKEFKVSFQEKDLSYEQALKAKRILHKGELTLAGLLFFGKEPQNIRPAFTIKAVSFFGNDLAGTMYRNKPSDFKGTIPALFKQGMDFLRSNLHHVQKGQTFNSIGVLEISEEALIEVLQNALIHRDYFKNAPIRLFIFDDRVEIISPGKLPNGLTVEDIKYGNAVPRNPQMAMFASHLLPYSGLGSGLKRAIKEQTNIRFENNESGNQFTVTIPRSIA